TAGTATTAAGGTGCTGCAGCTTGCTGCATGAGGTGTTGGTCAACTCCCCAGGAAAGAGGATGAAATCCTCTACTTGACCACATGGTGTCTCTTGAGACACGGAATTGAAGCACAAACGGGGTAGAAAATCTACATCCAGCAAAAGATGGTGACATCTCACAAGATAATCtaattatttatgtttttgaTTGGGAAACTCACCTTAAAAGGGTGACTTTTGGATCCATGAAATACAGCACTAACCTCGTGGACCAAATAAGATGCGAATCTAAATCTGAGCCACTAAATCTGGGTGGATGGCTCAGATATTAAATTGTTATAGTTAGTTAGTGGGACAAGAAATTAAATGTGTGTCATACTCATAATCAACATATAAACATGTGTCCTTAACATTCGAGTCACCCGTGGTAGTACCTTGGTAATCTAAGGATCATCAGAAAGTAAGTGTGCGATTAACGTCGGGAATATCTAGGATCCCTACATTGCTTTAATTTTTCTCCAGAAAACGAAATCCATGAACATTGTTTGTGTATGGAGACCGTGGCTTTGAGTGGAGAAAGGATTATTAAAACGCCTATGAcataataaaaacaataaattatagacacgaaaaatcaatttgcaaaAGTGCACTCAAACGTACAATCGCTCACTTGCAAAATTCTAGAGAGAATTCTCTCAATGTTGTTAATATATATCACGAGTTTGTGCCTGTGAATGAAACTCGACCAGATCAAAATATGTCAAAGTCCGGTCCTTATTGCAAGGACCTCGATTCCTACTCCGATTGtggaaaaagcaaaacaagGGGCTTGTTGGATTAGAAGTCTTCGGCCTAAATTGGAAAGTCCAATCCAACTAAGGCTTTTTAGATTTCGAAATAGGTTTCTTAGTTTGAGTAGgctaaaagggatttttttagATCGAAATATATGTGACTAATAAAAGGTAGGTGGTGGTTTTTATCCATTAGAGAGCAAATAAGCTTTTGGCAGCAATAATCAATTGTGTGCAGCATGCTCCCAAATTACCTCCTGAAGAAGATGCAAGTGTTTTGAAACAAATTAATCTCGTGGTAGGATTCTTGAATGCCTTTGTAAGAGTGAAATATTGTTTCATGAGGTATTATGAGGGTTAAAACACTATGTGAGTTAATGGATATAACTGGGATCAAAATTATTGTAAGACTGATGAATGTCCTGTCAAACATGTACATGAAGCCGTTTTCGATCAACAAGCTCTATTTGATGGGAAATCTACTTCAATGTGGGCGAAGGTGTGTCAGTAGCTAATCATATTGATGAATTCAATGTGGTCATTAGTCAGTCGAGTTTGGGTAAGATTGACTTAGTGATGAGATACATGCTTTGATTCTATAAAGATAGTGTCTCGGATAGTGATGATAATGTCTCTTGTGTCATTGATGATTCATCATTTGATGGATGAGTTATGGATCTTGGTTGTTCATTTACGCTAAACCAAATAGGAACTAGTTTACTACTTTCAATGGATGAGTGGTAAAGTGTAGTTGGGGCATAGTATGATATTATGGGTGTTGGTGATATTAGAATCCACATGCATGATGGTATCACGGAGCATTGATTGGAGTAGCATGTTTgggaattggaaaaaaaaaattaatatttttgttatacATTCGATTGCTATGATTGACTATATATAATTTACATGATTAAAAAGCTCCACAACTTATAAGATCAAGCATTTCAAATCAtccaattgaaaaaagaaaaattaacctAAATTTGGCCAAactttgatggaaaataaaatttttatttagtatCTACTTGTTTCTAAAATAAACTTTTAATGATGCATAGTATCGTGATATCTTACCATCTGGCATCCAAAGTTAGCTTCTttcctattttcctattttcctattttctccTTACTATTAACTATGAAATTCGGTTTGACTTAGATTCTACAGATATGatcaattttattcattttgacTAAGCTTTCAACGGTGTCCAAACTAGAGGATTAAAGAAAACAGAATAGGCAACATATTTCCATTTTGTTTCTTGGTCATGATTTTCCATTTGAATTCATTTAAGGCGATAGAAACCACCTAAATTTCATGAAAGCTACTTACAAGTAGCTTAGTTTGAAGCATCACAAGTCAAAGAATCAATAGAACAGGAGTTGCGAACTCGTACAATGCAAAATATAAGTACCGGGCTATTGCTGCAATCACGAGAATTTTGGTTTGCGTCACATGCTTGCGGCATGTTTCAAAAGACCAGTGCTGGTAAAACACACTAAAAGTTCGGGTTTCTATATCATGCtaagaaaaattttaagcaGAAGTTGGCTTACCTAGATATCCTAAGGATTGACATCACCCAACATAAATATTTGTTAATGACTTTTCATATTTCCAACGATGAAGAATGGTTCTTtacccccaaaagaaaaaaaaaacgatgaaGAATGGGAGTAACTAGAAATCGATCCAAAAATTGAGTGGTTTATATATGGCAATATAGTCTATGTCCATAGTTTGTAGCTTGCTCTTTGTTCAATCTTTGGTAAATAGAACAAAAAGAACCCGTAACTCTCACTCCCTTTCTCATCCCCTCGAGAGGGGAAGTCACCATCTTGACTCCATGCTGTGGAACGAAATGCTAAAACTGGAGGCAACATCCTCGTGGATTCATATAAGTAAACAAGATAAAAGTCAGCAAAGAGCTTCCCCAGAACAAATAATTTGGGACGCCCATCATGACAAAATTACGGTCCAGTACAGAGGAAAAATTTAATGGCACAATTTTCATCATCTACCCCAAAGTCACGCATACATGACTGCCTCGACCTGCTGATTTACACCACCAGATGAACACAAAATACACCAACCAGATGTAAACACAAAATACATAAAGCCTAAATCAATTAGTATTTCAAATGCCTACTGTTTTCTGTCACTTCCATACTGTGGAATATTTTCGTGATGCAAAACAAGCTTTGAAGAGTAAGTTCAGCAACCACAGTCGTAGTAGATGCATATTTGGATGAGTGTGGCATTAATGACGATGCCTCAGCTGTGCATACACCTGCCATTAATCAACAACTAGTTTCTTAAGAACTTGAAGCATTTCTGAGGGAAAGTCTAAAACAGGACAAACCAAGCAATCAGAACAGTTTGTAAGGAAATAATGAGAGCAGTACACAAGGGATACATATGACATACTGTCAAGCAAGAGATGACCCCTCTTGCATCTAATCTGCACTCTGCTTGGATTTGTGCTTCGATTTCTTGTCTCGTTTCTTACTACTGCAAAGCATCAATCAATCTCATAGGTTTCACATGCCAATTGTTATtgagaataaaagaaatcagAGGACAGGGGTTTGAAGGAATTACTCATCATGTGAACTAAGGCCCCAACAAGATCTCAGCTTCCTGTTGATGTGTTTCATATCCTTCTCAGAAGGGAATTTATATGTCCTAACCTGTATTCAGTCAGCAGCATGAAGAACAAATTAGAGAATTTTTATCAATACCTAGAACTTTGTTCACATGACTTGCATTTCAAGTAGAACTGCAATTGCAAGACCAGTTACACTTTTACTGGAGATAAGGCTGGATCAAATTTTGAGATGAATGCAAGAAAACTTGAGGATTTACCGAGGAATCTATCGCATTCAGATGCTGAATGAGCTCTGTGCTGCTGTGAATGGAATTTTGGCGTACGAGCATGTTCTCTAGGTAACTGAAAAGAAGCATAAATTTCAAATGGCTCAATCATCATTACAACTAAGGTACCAAGAGAATCAGAACAACCAGCTGCCCCAATGCAGAGATGGTCTATGGCAAGTAATTTTTATTGttggtttcataaaaaaatttgagtagCTTTTAACCTTTCATAGTCCAGAACTCCATGCACCTCATTAGCACGACGCAAAGCCGCCAATGCCAGCTGCACCAGAAAACATAAAAGAGCCTTTAAGCATATAACATGGGAGTTCAGCTACACCATCAAAATATGGAGAAATTCTAAAGAATTTATTCAGTGAGGTAGAGACCAAGACCTTGGAAGCACTCAAGAGTTATAATTTCCAGACACATCCACTATAACCGGTATTGTAGCCAACATTTCTAAAGGTTACAATATTGCTCCTGCACCATATTTCTCTGTTGCCCAGATACCCATTTTAACACATTGAAGCATCTGACATGAGTTCAACtcctttttatttggaaaaatctaTACTCCTCATATAGAGTATATAAACCTAATgggaaattatccaaaaattgaaagcaAGTTGCCGGGTGatacattttaaattttgaaaggaTATCCAAAAATTTGCTCATGAACCAAGTAGAAGTAGAActttaagaaaaggaaaatgcaagaAGTACCTGTCCAGGAGGAAAGAGAAGCGGTGCATCAGTAAGCATACTTTTGTCTACTTCCTCTTTTGCAGTTTCCTGGAAATGATCAAGAACCATAATGCAGAAAATTAGTGTAACAGATGGATATGAGCAgtctatttccaaaattacacATTTGCAGCAGtaatataaataagaagaagaatataaacAGGAacatacaaaaagaaacaattgacTTAATATACTGTTGAACGAATATTCTATAATGCTTGGGTCAGAGGCTCTCACGTACATAAGGCACAAGCCATGTAATAACACTATTTGAAGTTCATCAAAAGCATGCAAATTTCTGAGCACAAACATCCCCCAGCAGTATGGCGAAATGCCAGATGTGAGCTCAACCCACCTGCTTACTGTAGCCTTTAAGCTTAATTCCTTCCAACAATCATGCTTCTCTATTGTCAAGCAACTAAGTTAATGCACATGGGGTGGTTTTGTGTTTACTTCCCACATGTTATACTTACAACTAAGGTTCTCACTCAGATCTGTTAAGAAGTGAATAAGTTTATTGAGGTAGATATACAGTTCCATAAAGTGCTAAAGACTGGCCTTGCCCATACACAAATATAATGGAATGTTCATCTACAAACAGATATGCTCAATTTAACAACGGTTTAAGGCAATGACCCAATTTGTTTTCCACAACAAATCTTAAATTCACCTAATTTTCCATCCACACGAATTATTCAACTGTCTCCCTCATTGATACCCATACATTGGATTTAATTTGTTGATAGAGAGGAGTGTCTAGACAATGAATATAGTCAGAAGTTGAAATGAAGGAAACTGGAAATGTACTTGTGatacatattaaaaaatatttgacttCTTTATTGTCATCTCATGTCACATCATTTTGAAAGGAGCGATATGAGTGATGCAGCCTCAATTTTACATCATATGCAGTCTCTGGAGATAGAAAATGAGCTGAGCCTTGAGACGAGCTGCCTTTTTAAGCAGACACTAAACTTTTCCACATGTCTTGACCTCTTAAACTATCATCGTCAGTGTAATTACCAAGTTTTGAGGAAGGATATTATAGGAAGCCTAAAGCTACTCAATAATGCTAAGCAAAATATGAGTGCTACATCATAAGCATTTGAAAACAATCTGAGGATGTGCAAATTACATACTcatgcaaattaattttaaaagtaaGACAAGTTTAGAAGCAAAATATATCTGAAGGGTATGGAGAATACAGAAAAATCACCTTTAGCAATTGAAGCTGGTCATCCTCTGCATGGCAGAAATCCTGCAGCACTACCATTATTGAGGGAAAAGAAGCAACGAGTAGCATAATAGCAGCTATAACATTGTTCCAGCAAATTTGTCAATGTTATTCAGGGATATGatgaagagataaaaaaaaattaccccaAGATCATCTGTGAAACCTTCAATTGAGCGATATGGTGCATATACAATAAGATCAAACTCTAAACTCTGCAAAAGATGCACTGAGTTTGAAATAagtgaaataaaagaatagaagagATGATTCAATTGAGGAGGCATAACCATGCCTGAAGAACTAGCATCTCGTTATTGAGAATGACTTGATGATCCTGTGAGATTCCCTTACCAAGCTCCTCTGCAGATACatgattttcttctattttacaGGCTGCATATATGCAGGTTAAACTGTGCATACAGAGGCACTTATTTCAGTTCCAAGATATGAGACTGTCCAGTAAAATGGTCACAATGtgctcaaaagaagaaaatgacaatgagAATGATCATTGAAGCTACAGATTCCACAGAAAACTAAAATAGGCAACTGAACTGAACACAGCGGTGTGTATTTAGCAAGTCCAAATAGGGATTCATATAACATCTGCATACAATGGCAACTCGATCTAACACGTGCACAGAAACATAAATGCAAATAATTTCCCAATGCAATAGGATTACCACAGCCATAATTTCAGATAGAATTAAAACAGCGTCATTGAATCTTACATGATGTCCTTTGGGTGATGTTCCATGACCGACCACTGTAAATAGAACCTTTTAAAGTATATGAGAGCTGTCGCCTGCCAAAGCACAATCGATATAAGAATTTTACTCTGTAATTACATCAATGATAGCTGCTATTGTGATACTGCACAGAAGGAGGACCATACCTGAACCTTATGAGGAAAGTAAAAGGCTCCACAAACTTCTCGAAGTTTATTTTCATAGAACATCCTCAAAAACTGTTCTTCCTCAATATTAAGTGGTTTTGGACGGGAATGCTTGTCTGCTGAGAGCAGAAAAAATTAGGCAGTAGGAAAGTTGTTGGATTCACACCACAGTGAGAGAAAATACAATAAGCAGCTAAACAATCACCACCAGGAAAACATCTGCAAGAGTTACAGCTCTGCAAAAGAATAGGAATTACCATTCGAATTAACTTGAGCCTCACGGTATAGCAACGATCCATCGACATCTACTTCCATACGTGTAGCTCCATACTTCAAATCATATCAACAAATTCTTATTAGTAAACCATACAATTCGAGGTTTCATAGCCTTCATATTTGAAGGGACTCGGAACAATTGAAAAAAGCAGGAGAAAACACAAGAAAGATGAGACCTCTATGGCATCCAATTACCATAATAACCcactcaagaacaagaagaatcTCACTGTAGTTCAGCATAATCAATCAAGGTTTAAGCCTCCAATTGTTTGATGAGCTTAACTCAAAAGTACATGGGCAAGTTTCTGAACTGAAGGCCAGGTAACAAAGAAGGTCCCCAATCAAGCATTCCCTTCTTTTATACAAACCCAAGAagaaaataactcctttttgCTTCCCTAGAAGTGTGATGCAGAAGATTTCTGAATAATTTCTCATGAGCAAAAAAAAAGCAGCCATAAATCCAACATTGGCCAATTTCCTGCATACTTAACATGGGGCGCTCTGCTAGGATCAGGCAATGACCAATGAAAATCCAAAGCTAGTGATTTGAAATCGCACGAGCAAAAACCATCACAATTGATACGCAATTATGCCGTCCAAGTGGGGAGAGAACCGGGTCGATAAACCCCCCACCCCCccacaacaaaaaaaagaaaaagacggcGAAGAACAAGGCCATACCTTCTCCAGAGTCTGTATCGCCCTTTGATTAGCAGCCTTGTACTTTTCAGCCTGCACCATTTACAAAGCAGAACAATTTAATCACTCATCCCCAAAAAAACCAACCACCACAAAACAGAACCCAGAATTCTCCTCATGGAATTCTCATAGCTCATCACCAGACTGCACGTGCCTATTCTACAAGACCCCGAAGAGTACGCAGCCGATTTCGCGGCACGAAAACTCACtcatctcctcctcccaatcaatCGCTTCGAGCAACGCATCAATCAACGGGAACCCATCATTTCTCGGCAACTAAAACCGACTACGCAGCTGAAatttcttccaatttcttcGGCTCTCGAATCGGGAAGCAAAAGTATTCGAGGAATTACCAGACCGTGAGGAGTGAATATCCACTTGGCTCGGTGCGTCGAGCTCTGGAAATCCGCCATTGCAGAGCCGGATTGAACCTCGAGAGGg
The nucleotide sequence above comes from Eucalyptus grandis isolate ANBG69807.140 chromosome 2, ASM1654582v1, whole genome shotgun sequence. Encoded proteins:
- the LOC104432304 gene encoding cyclin-H1-1 isoform X2, giving the protein MADFQSSTHRAKWIFTPHGLAEKYKAANQRAIQTLEKYGATRMEVDVDGSLLYREAQVNSNDKHSRPKPLNIEEEQFLRMFYENKLREVCGAFYFPHKVQATALIYFKRFYLQWSVMEHHPKDIILTCIYAACKIEENHVSAEELGKGISQDHQVILNNEMLVLQSLEFDLIVYAPYRSIEGFTDDLGDFCHAEDDQLQLLKETAKEEVDKSMLTDAPLLFPPGQLALAALRRANEVHGVLDYESYLENMLVRQNSIHSSTELIQHLNAIDSSVRTYKFPSEKDMKHINRKLRSCWGLSSHDDSKKRDKKSKHKSKQSAD
- the LOC104432304 gene encoding cyclin-H1-1 isoform X1; amino-acid sequence: MADFQSSTHRAKWIFTPHGLAEKYKAANQRAIQTLEKYGATRMEVDVDGSLLYREAQVNSNADKHSRPKPLNIEEEQFLRMFYENKLREVCGAFYFPHKVQATALIYFKRFYLQWSVMEHHPKDIILTCIYAACKIEENHVSAEELGKGISQDHQVILNNEMLVLQSLEFDLIVYAPYRSIEGFTDDLGDFCHAEDDQLQLLKETAKEEVDKSMLTDAPLLFPPGQLALAALRRANEVHGVLDYESYLENMLVRQNSIHSSTELIQHLNAIDSSVRTYKFPSEKDMKHINRKLRSCWGLSSHDDSKKRDKKSKHKSKQSAD